The Amylolactobacillus amylophilus DSM 20533 = JCM 1125 genome contains a region encoding:
- a CDS encoding DUF4430 domain-containing protein: protein MKKLLRILVVAVLPILLLGVGCSNQEKSTDNTQTKSSSVANQTATIKVFDRTNNKVLGNKKVSFKKGESVLAALKKSYRVTESKGFVSAINGVEQDDQAGAYWTFTVNGQDATKGAGEIQLAPKDKVVFKLSTYEK, encoded by the coding sequence ATGAAAAAACTGCTAAGAATTTTGGTTGTGGCGGTATTACCAATACTGCTCCTAGGAGTGGGCTGCAGCAATCAGGAGAAGTCAACAGACAATACACAAACTAAATCAAGTTCTGTCGCGAACCAAACGGCAACAATTAAGGTGTTTGATCGAACCAACAACAAGGTGCTAGGCAACAAGAAGGTGTCGTTCAAAAAGGGCGAGTCAGTTTTAGCCGCCTTGAAGAAGAGCTATCGGGTGACCGAAAGTAAGGGATTCGTCTCGGCGATCAATGGTGTAGAACAAGACGACCAAGCTGGCGCTTACTGGACCTTCACGGTAAATGGTCAGGATGCCACAAAGGGTGCAGGCGAGATCCAGCTTGCACCAAAGGACAAGGTTGTCTTCAAGCTGAGCACATACGAAAAATAA
- a CDS encoding helix-turn-helix domain-containing protein, producing the protein MINIKKFVSIRKKLGLSQTELSQGICTQATLSKFENLGRIPSIRIITQLCDRMNISLSDLMVDATVTAVDALFDKADFNLITYDYDAIRNILSQIVPEKLTASEKWHYNYLKGSVALYDEHDLVASLFYFNTILTDPEIDDTSIYYLLALSGCGQIYEKKNDVEKAEHYFNIVFDSVMHKHIDDSHSAIQILSILLNGGVFYAQKQDYDTSNSLLNYAYHTCSDNHITYYLARIIYQLAQNAIATKQPQHLIQEYISDARAFARLNNNTTLLQKIAALNKN; encoded by the coding sequence ATGATTAATATTAAGAAATTTGTTAGTATTCGTAAAAAACTCGGTCTATCACAAACGGAATTATCTCAGGGCATATGTACACAGGCCACCCTCAGTAAGTTCGAAAACCTCGGCCGCATTCCATCAATTAGAATTATCACGCAACTCTGCGACCGCATGAACATCTCATTAAGCGACTTAATGGTGGACGCCACCGTCACCGCTGTTGATGCACTGTTTGACAAGGCTGATTTCAATCTCATTACCTATGATTATGATGCAATTCGAAATATTCTCAGCCAAATCGTACCTGAGAAGCTCACTGCTTCTGAAAAATGGCATTACAATTATCTGAAGGGTAGTGTGGCGCTATATGACGAGCATGATCTAGTGGCTAGCCTATTCTACTTCAACACCATTTTAACTGATCCAGAAATAGACGATACAAGCATTTACTACCTTCTCGCATTATCTGGCTGTGGTCAAATATACGAGAAGAAGAACGACGTCGAAAAGGCAGAGCATTATTTCAACATCGTCTTTGACAGCGTGATGCATAAGCATATTGATGATTCACACTCAGCAATTCAGATCCTCAGCATTCTCTTGAACGGCGGTGTCTTCTATGCACAAAAGCAGGACTACGATACGAGTAACTCGCTCCTCAACTACGCGTACCATACGTGTTCGGACAACCACATCACATATTATCTTGCACGGATCATCTACCAGCTGGCACAAAACGCCATTGCGACTAAGCAGCCACAGCATCTGATTCAGGAATATATCAGCGATGCTCGCGCATTTGCCCGCCTAAACAACAACACTACTCTACTCCAGAAAATTGCAGCACTCAACAAGAATTGA
- a CDS encoding replication-associated recombination protein A yields MKQESLFANQVDNTPLASRVRPQTLAQFVGQDHLLGPGKILREIIENDQVSSMIFWGPPGVGKTTLAEIIARTTKSNFLSFSAVDSSISKIKKIMQQAELDREIGQQTMVFVDEIHRFNKAQQDAFLPYVERGSIILIGATTENPSFEVNSALLSRCKVFVLKALTTAAISQLLQNALTNPAGFLKQHVKIGAAELHSIANFADGDARMALNTLEMAVLNGEKNGSEITVTTSSLAQLITRKFVLYDKNGEEHYNIISALHKSMRNSDVDASIYWLLRMLEGGEDPLYIARRIVRFAAEDIGLADTNALNVAINVFQACQFLGMPECDVHLVEAVTYMALAPKSNAVYAAKNAAAKDVKQTANDPVPLQIRNAPTKLMKDLGYGKDYEYAHATKDKLTTMDTMPESVAGHEYYLPTIEGQEVRFKARLEQIKEWHRAHQE; encoded by the coding sequence ATGAAACAAGAATCACTTTTTGCAAACCAAGTAGACAATACGCCACTCGCGAGTCGGGTGAGACCGCAAACGCTGGCGCAATTTGTCGGTCAGGACCATTTGCTTGGTCCCGGCAAAATCCTGCGTGAAATCATCGAGAATGACCAGGTATCATCGATGATCTTCTGGGGGCCGCCAGGAGTCGGGAAGACCACTCTCGCCGAGATTATTGCCCGGACAACCAAATCGAATTTTTTGAGCTTTAGCGCCGTCGATAGTAGTATTAGTAAGATTAAAAAGATCATGCAACAGGCCGAGCTTGACCGGGAGATTGGGCAACAGACGATGGTTTTTGTTGATGAGATTCACCGTTTCAATAAGGCACAGCAGGATGCGTTCTTGCCCTATGTCGAGCGAGGCAGCATTATTTTGATTGGGGCAACGACCGAGAACCCTTCGTTTGAGGTGAACTCGGCCTTATTATCACGCTGCAAGGTTTTCGTACTGAAGGCATTGACGACTGCTGCAATCAGCCAGCTGCTGCAAAATGCGCTCACCAATCCTGCTGGATTTTTGAAACAGCATGTCAAGATCGGTGCTGCGGAACTTCATTCCATTGCAAATTTCGCCGATGGGGATGCAAGGATGGCCCTCAACACGCTGGAAATGGCCGTCTTGAACGGTGAGAAGAATGGCTCTGAGATTACGGTGACCACGTCCAGCCTGGCCCAACTAATTACCCGTAAATTTGTCCTGTACGACAAGAACGGTGAAGAGCACTACAACATTATCTCGGCTCTGCATAAATCAATGCGCAATAGTGACGTAGATGCTTCGATCTACTGGCTACTACGGATGCTTGAAGGTGGCGAGGATCCGCTTTATATCGCCCGCCGCATTGTCCGCTTTGCAGCGGAAGACATTGGCTTAGCAGACACTAACGCGCTGAACGTAGCCATAAACGTTTTTCAGGCTTGTCAGTTTCTGGGGATGCCTGAGTGCGATGTCCATCTGGTAGAGGCGGTGACTTATATGGCGCTTGCGCCGAAGTCTAATGCGGTTTATGCGGCCAAGAATGCTGCGGCAAAGGACGTCAAGCAGACTGCGAATGATCCGGTTCCTTTGCAGATTAGAAATGCACCAACGAAGTTGATGAAGGATCTAGGCTATGGTAAAGATTACGAATACGCCCATGCAACTAAGGATAAGTTAACGACGATGGACACAATGCCGGAATCGGTCGCCGGTCACGAGTATTATTTACCGACAATCGAGGGCCAAGAGGTGCGGTTTAAGGCACGTCTAGAACAGATTAAGGAGTGGCATCGGGCACACCAAGAATAG
- a CDS encoding ABC transporter substrate-binding protein: MINKRDKKVTRQSNKLMLGLILTAALAISFVGCGKKTAAKDNEPIKIGILQLIDQTALTDARKGFEAELAAAGYKGKKIKIDYVNAQGDQSNLRTMSEKLKKDQNVVNLALATPAAQALQKVDPDTPMVFTAITDPKEAGLTTNLKQPDTNATGVTDNVSMKLQIKFLHHLLPKAQTVGIIYNAAESNSLTQVKEAEKELKQLGIKVKKLTVATTNDVDQATRSMAKKVDAIYLPTDNTMAAAMVTVGKISRKTKVPVIPGASTMVRDGGVANEGLDYEKLGRQTAKLAIKIIKGQQVSDLPVEQPKDITIIKNEKMMQALGISDDQLE, from the coding sequence ATGATAAATAAGCGGGACAAGAAAGTAACACGGCAGAGTAACAAGTTAATGCTCGGACTAATTCTCACGGCTGCACTGGCAATTAGCTTCGTTGGTTGTGGCAAGAAAACGGCAGCTAAGGATAACGAACCAATCAAGATTGGCATTCTTCAACTCATCGACCAAACGGCCTTAACAGATGCGCGGAAAGGCTTTGAAGCAGAACTCGCAGCAGCAGGTTACAAGGGTAAGAAGATTAAGATTGATTATGTGAACGCCCAGGGTGATCAGAGTAACCTACGGACAATGAGTGAGAAACTAAAGAAGGACCAAAACGTCGTCAACTTGGCACTTGCAACACCAGCGGCCCAGGCCCTCCAGAAAGTGGACCCAGACACGCCCATGGTCTTCACCGCTATCACCGATCCAAAGGAAGCCGGCCTCACCACTAATCTCAAACAGCCGGATACGAACGCCACTGGTGTGACGGACAATGTTTCCATGAAACTGCAAATTAAATTTCTCCACCATCTGCTGCCAAAAGCGCAAACAGTCGGGATTATCTACAATGCTGCAGAATCAAACTCGCTTACGCAGGTCAAAGAGGCTGAGAAGGAACTGAAACAGCTGGGAATTAAGGTGAAGAAATTGACCGTGGCGACGACAAACGACGTGGATCAGGCAACACGCTCGATGGCAAAGAAAGTCGACGCCATCTACCTACCAACTGACAACACGATGGCCGCCGCGATGGTGACAGTGGGTAAGATTTCAAGAAAGACTAAGGTCCCAGTTATTCCTGGTGCAAGTACCATGGTGCGGGATGGTGGTGTTGCTAACGAGGGACTAGATTATGAGAAACTTGGCCGCCAAACGGCTAAGTTAGCCATCAAAATCATCAAGGGCCAGCAGGTTTCTGATCTCCCAGTCGAACAGCCAAAAGACATCACAATTATTAAAAATGAAAAGATGATGCAGGCGCTGGGTATTTCAGACGATCAATTAGAATAG
- a CDS encoding magnesium transporter CorA family protein, producing MLKYFKVDQNGLKEAQGQDHNIILLEEEHDPKYTDQLIEKYDLPNDLFLGSNLPEEVTRLEHLEGTKLNNPTSLVLMDLSANMEHSIEERLQPLSFIKSDELLILHICENSDFFERLLEKFGPQITNYTEFVAWSIFQISTHFLKDLQERKKIIDDLENSAKTTAKNEELFRMIDAERNMTYLQETLNNQHSTLKELFEETDFVAELDNAGLIYDIQLRDRQAKKMVDVYTSLMENISGLFTDMMNNNLNHLMKYLDSLSIVLSVPALIGTIWGMNAGGLLFKKSSYGFLIILAISIILGALMALHLYKKDYSK from the coding sequence ATGCTGAAATATTTCAAGGTTGACCAGAATGGACTCAAAGAAGCACAAGGGCAAGATCATAACATAATCCTTTTAGAAGAGGAGCACGACCCGAAATACACGGATCAATTAATCGAAAAATATGACCTCCCAAACGACCTCTTCCTGGGTTCCAATCTGCCTGAAGAAGTGACACGGTTGGAGCACCTCGAAGGAACGAAGCTAAATAACCCAACTTCTCTCGTCCTCATGGATTTGTCCGCCAACATGGAACATTCGATTGAAGAACGGCTACAGCCCCTCTCATTTATCAAGTCCGACGAATTATTAATCCTACATATCTGTGAGAACTCCGATTTCTTCGAACGACTCCTAGAGAAATTCGGTCCCCAAATCACGAATTACACCGAGTTTGTTGCGTGGAGTATCTTTCAGATTTCGACCCACTTTCTAAAGGACCTACAGGAACGTAAGAAGATTATTGACGATCTGGAGAATTCCGCTAAGACGACCGCAAAGAATGAGGAGCTTTTTCGCATGATCGATGCTGAACGCAACATGACATACCTCCAGGAGACACTCAATAACCAGCATTCCACGCTGAAAGAACTATTTGAAGAGACCGATTTCGTGGCAGAACTCGATAACGCAGGCCTGATTTACGACATTCAGCTCCGTGATCGGCAGGCAAAGAAGATGGTTGATGTCTATACTAGTCTGATGGAGAATATCAGCGGTTTATTCACAGATATGATGAACAACAATCTCAATCATTTGATGAAATACCTCGATTCACTCTCGATAGTGCTATCCGTTCCCGCGCTGATTGGGACCATCTGGGGCATGAATGCGGGTGGCCTCCTGTTTAAGAAAAGTAGTTATGGCTTTCTCATTATTTTAGCAATCTCGATTATCCTAGGCGCATTAATGGCGTTACACCTGTACAAGAAGGATTATTCTAAATGA